In Dermacentor variabilis isolate Ectoservices chromosome 1, ASM5094787v1, whole genome shotgun sequence, the genomic stretch tacgctgcataactcgcttgtgcatactgcatacgtgagtcgagtatgctcttggtataaaataacttgtatgctttaggtagtacgattgtttgcagtttgggaaatgtgtcgaaatgtacgctgtgcgcccttcgcgctttacggcggcctgccgagttcgtgcgggggccatgtgtgcgcatggagctcgcgaagcgctctcgcagtttttttaaatatatatatacatgtgttctgttcgcgcgcttcgcacaacagggcatgtcgcagttctttgtccttgtgcaacacattttcctagcgtacgtctgtgcattatttggtaccggtttcacacggggctcttttagccgctatccagtccgttacaaatcgaatttctcggtcgtgatggctcctctgcgcaagctacgagagtgagccagtcacatcgataatttcgatccggatcgggcttgatcgcgatcgagagtggtcgtgtgacaccggttttacacatggctcccacatagggaacactttaagttcaatgctactgggtgaagagcaagtgcatatatatgccagtggtggtatgtgggcaagtctttctggtgaagccaatacttgtgcattcaaaatatttcaattaccagcgtagtgcatcaatgagtctacttcgacaaaatggaagtgcagatatctgagcatacctgtccagggcagcaagtacgtgtgtctacattgaaaccactaccagcatgtgcggcagttctattttcagcagcgggactgcacaataatcagtaggatgCTCTCatgctgtttatctatgaagctctgcctggactgtgccaaatatttttggacgtgaaagtgggggtgaattggtaaacatcagtggaactgtgcctggactttgtggcaaatgtttttggatgtgaaagtgtgagtgaactggcaaagaatttgctctgggctacatgtgttaaacgtttttctcattcagagtgctttttttttactttaggagactggagatgtgcgcaaagtgggacatgtcaatgtgctaattattgtatttgctggcttgcaaattattcgttgcaactttgtttttgccagagaggtacaactttgcctcttgtaaagggctttttagataaaacactatttattatgaccattgcttcctttgttacacaaatgcagcttccagtgcattccagtttatttccatgtttatgtaagtttctaatatgaggcttgcacattcatttctcacgttctggagtggcaagatgcagcattactgtctcatcgttcgctgtactacagtagtgttcacttaattgttacactgaatcccccgtttaagtattctgtactaatttcacttgattgctttttttgttgtatggttatttttttctcgccattaccttctttgatatatcctaaaggcaatatttccaattttgcattgttcccattttttttttatttctgtcacaggattgttttatgatggtatgcggtggtatttctttttgtgctcttttcaagcttctagatgattggtaacattgcttggaggcagttaccatccaattcatactcttgcatttttcagtctacttcttccattcgctccgatgtcacttctgcataactctagtccatctaatagcacgcgcactttactatgataaattggacactttagtacactccaggtttctctgttcatttttgtatgtgtacttggaattttgtttatgtgctagtgaatgttcactttcgagttcattacgaatcctttctgcacTTTTGTCACTGttgatgtagttttatttctatttgcatttctcacataGTTTGTTCGAACCTTCCATAAgaattacattttaataaagtgttcttgctttgtcacaatgttctcatttcatgcactcttggcatgaagggcttggtctggccacctgccaagacgtggccatttgttctttgcaggatgtcattcccattgtggttgtaagcatcgtagcttactaaaggcggtattaaggatttcttattcctaacaggctcattttcgtgcgacttggtagacgatgcgccggccatgcggggaacagtgcttggcactgcgccatggctcttacagtcaacacggacgcttctactcatctggggcgcgattggagatcgttgttcgaaacacccgatcagtttcacctcacgcgattggcctgggccgtgccaacgggtgcggctgacgacgtctgcgcggcataggccagtcgcgtgaggcgaaactaaacgcgtgttttgaacaacgatgtctcatcgcgcccgtcacccgcgaaaattagcttcagatgatcgtaaacctttcaagaccgcttctagaccagctttttgataacgtcctaaaaacgtttagaaattggttacgaatagttttggcaaagggattacttgtgtctttcccaatcctatttctagaccagcttttcgaatacgtcttgcagacctgttctagatcgtctcaagaaagcaattaagccggacattagcagagatatccgacgttttcccgccgaagttctctcattcgtgtcttctttaacccgtttttatcgtcttggataaacgctacgaaaacgttacgtatctcttttgtgctacctggggaaCCGTCGCCACCACCCTGCCACCTGTGGCATCCCCTATCCTTCATCATGGCCAACACTAACACTGACGCAACGTTCTGGCAGTGAAACTGCCGAGACTACCTCCATAAACAACCCGTTCGCCGTTAACTCGAATGTATACTCCCATTCATTTTCTGTTCCTTTTCTCAACCCACttctgctatagcgcaaattgcgctgcagtatgtatgtataaataaataaataaataaataaataaataaataaataaacacctcCGTACTACTTCATGTCAACACGACGTAATCTTACTCCAGGAAACGCACGACACTCCGGTCAACCTTCCCGGATATCAACCTTTCACCGCGAACAACGCTCCACACGAGGTCTCCACACTCGTTCGAAAAAGAATTACTGCAATCGAACACGATCTCCACGATCGGCGCATCGAACACCTCTTTATTGAGGTcatcccgcacagaaaacgaaaggaaggaatatttatcctcaatatctacaataCTCCATCTCAACGCCATAACCGATTCCTAACCCTCTTCAAAAAGGCCTTTAACATCGCAGGCAGCAGCCCCCTTATCATCGGAGGTGacttcaatctcccgcacacaggatggggttacagacacagctctgctgcaggtcgtaacttatggcaagactccCATGATCTCGGGCTTACACTCATTGCTGACCCAGCTTTCCCCACTCGCCTCGGCACTTCTACTGAACaagacacgacaccagacctcactttcaccaaaaactcagacaacgcccattggcgcaacacccaacacgacctcGAGAGTGATCACTCTATCATCTAAATTACTCTCCCAGGAACTTAGCTTCGTTACACAGCTGATTGTCCCGCCTGCAAAAGGCACACGGGAGACTATGGCGTTGGTCTTCTAAACGTGAACCGCCGAAGAATACGTTATGTATAGAGCAGACGATCTCTTCCACATCGTTTCGGCTGCGGTCCAGATTATCGCTGCGCTTATCCGAGGCGACATGCGATTAACAATATATTACGCGGTTCCCACGGCGTATTTTCTTGGGAAAGCGAGAATTCAAACTTAAGGTCGTCGCACACCTCTGAGATGTGGATGCGCTTGTAAACATGTTTCATGATGTTTCAGTGTtgtatacgtaaaaaaaaaaaagaaataaaataaaaaagattgGAAATTTCTTTCTTGACTATTCTGCCATATTCAATGCTAGTTTTACAGTCGCGGACAGACTAAAATGGACCACGGCGAAGGCGGCTTCGGTAGGCTTTCTCCGATAAGCTCTGCTATCGCCGAATCTTAAACGAACAGATTTTAATACTATGCGCCAGAAACAGAGATAATTCCATTAAACATGGTCGCCACCCTAACAAGGCCCCTTCAGTGCAACTGTCGCCTGGAACATGCTGGCGTAAGAACTGCCCGCCAGCAAGCTCACGACACCGCCCAAGCAGTCTGCTAATAGCGAGCCGCCGGCGGtagagcatagagaaagaaatttcaacgtTGAATTTCTGTCTCTATGGGTAGAGCATGAACGCACACGGTTTACACGGCGTCAAGCGCTCTACGttccagtaaaaagaaaaaaaatccaagATTCGATGATGGCAGTTATCATAGGAGAAAGCCTACCGAAGCCGCTTCATCTACTGCGAATAAACCCAGCAGTGCGAGATAGCATGGGTCGCGCACTGTCATTCCAACAACCTATCGCGCACGGATAATTCCGAGTCTAGCAGACGAGACGCCGCAACGATCCTCTGTGTACGCGGTATCGTGGtcacgcgacagaaaaaaaaaaaaaaaaaaagtgtataggGCCTTCAGCTTTAAGGTGGCCGCCGTCAGCTGCAGCTTGAGCTGGGCGCAGGGAACAATCGCACTCCCGACAACCCATTCCGGCAGCGCATCAGACGGCAGCATCTGGCGCTGCTAGTTGGCACTGGTCCGCGTTTTTGACCCGAAGCCGCGACTGCAAATCgccgacaaaaacaaaaaaaaaaagaaaacatctggTTTTGGTTCCTTCACATCGCGGTGGTTCGATGTCCTGCGGCCGTCCGTACTGCGCGACAGCGCCACAGAATAAAGAAACAGCGCCAAGTGGTGAACTACTGGCGATTCACGCGCCCATTCGTCCCGAccatacctagagggaaatctggcgctgcgatcgttcaaccatcatgcgaatgatgggaagtacaggcttcggattggcattctattgactggcgaactagtctacaagtattttttggcagttttggtttcgctccaagcgcaattgctataacctgcagtgggacactgcaacgcaaagctctctgcctttgttatgttgctcgaagtggcgataccgcgctgggccagcgactgggacgatgtttgtgtcgcggtgtggtgtcgaagccctgaagAGAAAGCGACgccatcgtaaacgttgaaagaacatgttttgagcgtttggaccttggttttttaagtgtgttaggttggtgctgtagcgttacgtgctttatgaaacttcagaataggaaaaagaaggcactactgatacaagacatatacagttgtacttctggtggcttgacaatcaaattttattgagggcttcattatgcattgctcgtttatgtgctcattgaaatgcgtgttttaggactttgagaacacaaacttacttgtggtaggaaaggttgctgcttcctggctgtagtctagtgtcgcaaaatgggtaagtgcaaagctgtgccataacgcttcggaagcggtacgtcaatgtAAAATATGACGAcgaaatactcgtaggaggccactagcgtcctagctagcactgcatcagatttgcttaaaagtacttgaagacattcagcaatcgtgacagccgacgcagcttttcgaaagagtgagagagttcgcaagtctgcgagtctgcgagaaaagtctcgcgtttgcaacgagcaggcgtcgtagcagacgacacttgtcgcattccgctcaagggcgcaacgctttgtcacaatacaacatttttatttccagaaatacttattgagtatttttatataagtacatgcacggttgttttgctgttgcaaaaatgaataaataattattctttggcgttaaattgggaacagaatcacacaagtatgcataccctggAGTGTCCTGCTGACAAACCATAGTAagccatgcttccatctcaaagtcatacaaagtttatgtagcgtgttgtacattatataacatactgcagaaataaaattagatctTACGCTATAATacttgagtatagctttgtttactgcgccacaagcaaacgccactagtctaacgACGGAAGTAAATCCGAAgtctgtacttcccatcattcccatgtaggttgaggcaacgctcatgagatgctcatgagaacccccgtagacactagcgccacatttccctctagggtatttactTAGAAACTCTATGCTAATAACCGTACGGCACAGTGCAATGTCGAAACGTGTAGAGCTAGAATCCCACCGGGGTTCTCTGGCCCTACTTTGAGTGTTGACAGCCGACCAGCCATTGACAACACGCATGGTTGGCGCACATAAGGATGGTTTTGCTAGTGGGGTTTAGTTTTGCCCAGTTGTACAGGTTGTTGCTTTCTAATTCCAGCGcgctatcgttttttttttattggacacTGGCTCTTTGTGGTATCCTAGTGGTGGCTATGTTTAAGAATAGGTAATAGTTTTATCTTTAAATGGAGTAATGATGTTACGTTGTCAACTGTAGTATAAGTACCATTACGGTCTGCACTTTCAGGTCAAGTTGATACTGGTCCTGGAATAGCGGTTCGATGTACGACACTGAAGACGACGACACGCATTTGTGTCTTAAGTGCAGCGCAACCATCTCCGGTCTAAAAAACTACATCGCGCATCGCAAGCAGCACTGTTACAAAATTGTGCGTAATGACAGTGCACTTACATCCGTGGCGTCACCAACAACCGAACATCCATATGAGCCGTCATCACTGCGGGcggacgattttttttcttcacttgagCTTCAAAGCATCCAAGCTGTCATTCCAACTACTGCCACAAAAGTAGACCACACAGATTACGACTTGGAAGACGGTGAAGACAGCGACAATGACCTTTACCCACCGACGTCGCACACGGGCGGCAAGTGGAAACCTGGCTGGGGGCCGACCGCTCGTTCCGACTGGAAGGCGGTGCCTCAACACGGGGTGAGTTAGAAGTGGAGCTGCGTAGTGTTTGAGACATAAAGTAACTGGCAAACCATTTTTTAAGAAGTGCTACGGTGGATTTACTCTTTTCTAAAATCCTAAGTAAATCGGCAGTCTAGTTCGGTTGTGTTTCAGGCTAACGTAATACAGAAGTGCAGTGCACCTATGATTATGTGCTTACGCTTACATTTTGGGTATGCCTGCATGCAGGAGCTCCCATCACAAGCTACAAAGGAACCTGCTGCCATTCCGGAAGGATTCATTTGTATCCCATGCAACAGACACTATCGCAATAAGTTTACATTATTAAGACACAAAGAAACTTTGTACCATCTCAAGCGAAGTGGTGGCATTACAACAGCTAGAGTAAAATCCAGCCAACGATGTGCAGTACCCTCGATAGCACCAATTCAGGAGAAAGGCCAGGAATGCACGAAGACAGACAAAGTATGCAAGGTCCGTGACATAGCAAAGCGACGCCGCAAGTGCCCTTCTGACTGTCCCATAAGTAAGCAGCAACGCAACAAGCACATTGCTGTTTCTACAACTCGGCCATCTTCTGCAAACCAGTGTATTGGCGGTAATGGTGCAGAAGTTCAGCTGGATAAGTCACCGGTGCCAGACAGGCATTCTAATGTAGTTATGAATTCTCAGCATGCTGCTTCAAGACATGCCAAACAAACCATTCAGGGCACTCTTAAACCGAGCACTACACCAGTGCAAAGTCAACAACCAGCACTGCATTGTGTTGCATGTAAAACCCAGTTTCTAACTACTTGTGAATTCAGGCTTCATGAACGTCACTGCACAATTTcgaggcaagcaagcaagcagttCCTGTATGGAAGCTCGACCGCATCTAAGACATCTAAAGCAACTGCTGCTTCTAATGAGCTTGGAGCCATGGAGGGAGCCACAAATGTGCCGAAGCAGCGCAAAATCGCACCACGACTCTTTTGTCCACATTGCCAGAAGCTAATCAGCAAGCCCTACATGAAATTGCACATGCACGTACACACTGGTGAAAAGCCCTTTGCATGTCATATGTGTGATCAACATTTTGCCCATCGCAGTACTCTGAACATTCACATTAAGCACCACTTAGGACTTCGGAAATTCCACTGTACCCACTGTCACTTTCAGGCTGTGCGTCGCAGCATGCTGCGTCGGCATGAGCTTGCTGTTCACCGGTGCAAGGCTGGCTCGCAGCCCCCTTCTCCTGCAGCCAACACCCCTGTGTTGCAACAGGACTTCATTGGACAGTGTCACAGTGTCCCTAATCAGAAGTGTGCCCAGAAAAGTGCAGTGTCAGTTTGCAGAAGAAAGCGCCCATTGAACCCAAAACTCCAGTTTATTTGCGGTAGTTGCCATCGAAGTAACAGGAAGGGCCAGTTGCCTCCAAGTCATCGGAGACAGCACATGGGTGAACAGCATTTTCAGTGCTCCCATTGTGACTACAAGTCTTCACGCAGGGGCCATGTGCAGCGGCACAGCCGCATTCACTTTGGCCTCAAACCCTACAGCTGTCCTTACTGCAGCTATCGCTGCAGCAATCAAGAAAACATGCGTAAACATATCCTTAACACTAAAAAACATGGTGGAAAGAAAATGTACCCATGTAGGCAGTGCAGTTTTGCCTGCAATGAATTCAGTGTTTACAAAAAACATGTTTCAGACAAGCATTCAAAGGTTGTGATGGCAAGTAGTACTGGTGATTTACCTGCTACTCCTAAtggtgtaacagctgaaagtgctTCACTGCCAGAGGGCAGCACTGAAATTGCCAAGGCACCATCCGATGACAAGCAAATGACGGAGGCTTGCACCGACTTGCCAGAGCCAGCAGTTTTCCTGACCATTTCAGGCTTGAGCGAGCCTGACCTCGAGAACACATCTATGGCACAGGCACTGCCTATCCTAAATGAATCTGAAAGTGGCCTTGCTTGTTCCGAGAGTGATGTACTTGCTGAGTCGAGCAATGGTG encodes the following:
- the LOC142560877 gene encoding uncharacterized protein LOC142560877, yielding MYDTEDDDTHLCLKCSATISGLKNYIAHRKQHCYKIVRNDSALTSVASPTTEHPYEPSSLRADDFFSSLELQSIQAVIPTTATKVDHTDYDLEDGEDSDNDLYPPTSHTGGKWKPGWGPTARSDWKAVPQHGELPSQATKEPAAIPEGFICIPCNRHYRNKFTLLRHKETLYHLKRSGGITTARVKSSQRCAVPSIAPIQEKGQECTKTDKVCKVRDIAKRRRKCPSDCPISKQQRNKHIAVSTTRPSSANQCIGGNGAEVQLDKSPVPDRHSNVVMNSQHAASRHAKQTIQGTLKPSTTPVQSQQPALHCVACKTQFLTTCEFRLHERHCTISRQASKQFLYGSSTASKTSKATAASNELGAMEGATNVPKQRKIAPRLFCPHCQKLISKPYMKLHMHVHTGEKPFACHMCDQHFAHRSTLNIHIKHHLGLRKFHCTHCHFQAVRRSMLRRHELAVHRCKAGSQPPSPAANTPVLQQDFIGQCHSVPNQKCAQKSAVSVCRRKRPLNPKLQFICGSCHRSNRKGQLPPSHRRQHMGEQHFQCSHCDYKSSRRGHVQRHSRIHFGLKPYSCPYCSYRCSNQENMRKHILNTKKHGGKKMYPCRQCSFACNEFSVYKKHVSDKHSKVVMASSTGDLPATPNGVTAESASLPEGSTEIAKAPSDDKQMTEACTDLPEPAVFLTISGLSEPDLENTSMAQALPILNESESGLACSESDVLAESSNGVLLPTGLDTEFSDQLNAQLNDQVTFSTLDTTDIVYTTCLNSS